The window TGATCGTACATATGAGATTACCCTTGAAAGAGGTGCCAAAACCGTGAGCTCATTGCACCTGTAAGCACTATATTGCTTAACCTTTATCTTTCACTTCCCGCTGCATGTTAACATCGTCACTGCCTTAAGAGCATGAAAGGGTTTACTTGAATACATTTTTTATATCCTCTAGTCTAGGTTTCAGATGTTGTAACTATTAATGTTTGGTTTAAGAGGTAACATTGATGTTGTTAAGCGAAAGAGCTTCCAACTCATAGGCTCCGTTTTGACTGCGTCCAACTCTGAGAGGATGTTGTTGATTTTACATAACTTTATACCACTAATTTGGTATAAAGGTcgttttactcttttttttcttcatacGGTTTTTGGTGATACTACTGCATCCACGTTTATTGAAGGTGTTTTGTTGTTTACAGAAAAAATTGTGTGGAAAGATACAACGTGTTTGATTTTCTGAGGGAAGTTGTAAGCAAGGTCCCTGACTATGGCCATGCGCAAGGGCAGGGCCATGGTGATGTTACCATGGAGGATCGCAGCATCTCCAAGAGAAGGTTTGATCTCTTGGCTccatatatatcatttttaaatCTGATGAGCCAGTATCAAGCTGATGCGTAATGGTTGATTGAATCAGGAAGCCCATCAGTGACGAAGTGAATGACAGCGACGAGGAGTCTAAGAAAAGCAAAACAGTGAGCTCTTGTTCTTCTTACCTACTTCCATTATTCAGTTACTCTATTCATATTAAGCACTCACATTGTTGGCATTGTGCTAATTATTGCAGCAAGAGATGGGGAATACTAAGCCCAGTGGCAGGGGTAGTAGAGGGAGAGGACGAGGAAGAGGTCGTGGTGGACGAGCAGCCAGAGCAGCGGAAAGAGAGAATCTGAACAACCGTGAGATGGAACTTGAATCCTCCATGGTTGAACAGAAACCTCCTCAAGACAGTATTCAAATGCATGTGTCAGTGTCATCACCACAAGAGATTGAGAAGAAGGACGGCATTGCAG of the Brassica rapa cultivar Chiifu-401-42 chromosome A03, CAAS_Brap_v3.01, whole genome shotgun sequence genome contains:
- the LOC103859444 gene encoding dr1-associated corepressor, yielding MRKKLDTRFPAARIKKIMQADEDVGKIALAVPVLVSKSLELFLQDLCDRTYEITLERGAKTVSSLHLKNCVERYNVFDFLREVVSKVPDYGHAQGQGHGDVTMEDRSISKRRKPISDEVNDSDEESKKSKTQEMGNTKPSGRGSRGRGRGRGRGGRAARAAERENLNNREMELESSMVEQKPPQDSIQMHVSVSSPQEIEKKDGIAASNEDTKQQLQTPKEGIDIDLNAESLDLNETKPAPVAATDSATASEEYTCWSMELGTIDPAQFASLGKRIDEDEEDYDEEV